The segment CTATGACCGTGGGCACAGTTACCATGGTTATTCTGATGGAGGGCGGCATTACGGATATTATCGCAATTCCCACGGCGAGTTGATTTTTGGGCTAATCGGGCTGGGAGTTCTTGCGGCAGTGGTCTCCTCGGCAGATCGTCCTGTATACGTCCAGCAGCCTGTGGTGTATCGTGAAAACCCACAAGTTATTTATGTGCAGCAATCTGCGATGCCTGTCGTGGTTGAGCAACCCCAGGTCGTTTATATGCAGCAGCCAGCCCAGGTGGTTCAACAGCCGATCGCCATTCAACAGCCAGCCCAAGTGGAGTCGCCTCAACCCCTGACCACAACCGTTAATATCCAGAATTCAAATGGGTCGTTTACGCCTGTGACGCTTCGTCAAGTCGGAGCAAAGTGGGTCGGACCAAAAGGCGAATACTATGATGCCATTCCTACTGTGGGACAGTTGCGTCCGGTTTACGGTTTCTAAGGTAAGCAAAGATATCTAAGTCATGCAGCAGCCTGCCACTATTGCGACCATCGTAAAACGAAATGGTAATCTGGTCTCGTATGACAGGGAGCGGATTACCAATGCCATTTTTAAAGCCACCACTTCCACGGGCACCCCGGATCGTACTCTTGCGGAATCCCTGGCCGCGCAAGTTGAGAATACTCTGACAGAGGCTTATCACGGCGAGATGCTCCCTTCCGTCGAGGATATTCAGGACATTGTTGAGAAAACCCTGATTGAAAACCATCAAATCAAACTTGCCCATAACTACATCACCTATCGCAGCCAACGCGCCATGCGGCGGGCCACCAGGGCCTTTACGTTCGAGGTCACCGACAATATTCCCTACAAGAAGATCTACGAAGTCCTGCTCTGGAATATGGCCCATCGCTGTGAAAGCGTCGAAGCCTTGAATGAACACATCCAGAAAGGGTCATTTTCCGCCCTGGTTCGCGCCTCTGAAGATCGCTTTTCAGGGGAAATCCACCTCGCCAGCGAGGCCATCCTTGCCCGGGGCGACGCCACACGCTTAATCATTATCTCAGGCCCCTCTTCGTCGGGAAAAACCACCACCACCATCAAAATTGGTGAAGCCCTCAACACCGTGGGCAAGAAGCTCAAGGCCATCAATATCGATAACTATTTTTTCGACCTGGAGAAACACCCGCGCGACGAATTCGGTGACTACGATTACGAAACACCGCAAGCGCTGAATCTGGCACTAATCAATCACCATCTCGCTGAACTGCTGGCAGGCCGGACAATCAAGACGCCCTTTTACAATTTTAAAACCGGCAAAAGCACACTGAATGTCCAGGAAATGCATTTGGAAGACAACGAAATCCTCCTCTTGGACAGTCTGCACGGGCTTTATGGCGGAATGACAAAAGCCGTTCCGGCCTCCCATAAATTCCGACTTTATGTAGAAACTCTGGGTCAGCTGCGCGCCATGGATGGTACCTTTATGCGATGGGCGGATAACCGTCTACTCCGCCGCATGATCCGGGATAAGGCGCACAGGAATCTGCAACCCATGGGCACCCTGACACATTGGCATTACGTCCGGCGCAGTGAACTGAAATACATCATTCCGTTCATCGGCGAGGTGGACTTCCTCGTCAATACCGCCCTCCCCTTCGAATTGCCCCTATTGAAAGCCAGACTATGGGAATACCTGCCCCAGGCCATGACCTTGTTCCAGACAGATCCCCGCCGCCAGGACGCCTATGTCCGCGCCAAGCGGGTTCATGATCTGTTAGCTCCAATCGAGGCCGTGTCCCAGGATTCCATGGTGCCCGCCACATCCCTGTTGCGCGAGTTCATTGGGGGCAGCCAGTACAACTATTGAAAAACAATCTTACGGTTTCATCGCGTGGGTTTCTTCTTAGTGGCGGACGTGAGGGCGGCGGACTTCTCGTCAGGCAACGCGGCGAGGCGATACAGAACGGTGGGATCCAGCCCCAAAAAAACGAAAGCGCTTTCGTTTTTTCCGGCGAACCGCGCCACGCTCGTCGTTATCGATTTGCTCATCGTTTCTTCCTCGGGCCAATGTGACTCTTGACCTGCGGCGAGCGTGCGAGCCGTCGCGGTCGAAGAACTGGTTCGGCGATTATTGATTGTTTAGAAGGTTTCTGGCCCCATGAACTACGGCCAAGACATCGATCTGGTCGGCTTTGATGTGATAGATGATCCGGTATGGGCCTTCGATTACCTCCCGAATTTGTTCTAACCGGTATTCAGGAACGATTCTTCCGGACTGGGGAAATGTTGCGATTTGCTCTGATCGCCGAGTCAGGCGGTCCACCATGTGTCGAGCATATTCCGGAGAATTCTGAGCAATATAATTATTGATTCCGGCCAAATGATCCTGAGCCGTTTTCGTCCAGTGGACGTTCATTTCGGAAGTCCGTACTGTGCTCGCACTTCCCTGACTTCCAAGGTGCGCCCGGCTTTGCTGTCGGCAAGCCCCTGCTCAATGGCCTCGCGAACATAGATTTCATGAATCAAATCATCCCAAGTGGAGTTTTCGGGCATTTGATCAACTAAGCAGTGTGCTTTATCTTTTACTAGTGTGGCTGTCATACTTCCTCCCGACAACTTAAATAATACTAATAATGTTTTAATGATTCAATTTGTTTGTCTTGCCGAACGTTATATCTGTAAGCGATTACATTTCCTAGAGAAACCATAGTCACAGTCCAATTCCAAGGCAATACCAGAATTGATCGCCATCAACATGCATGCCGTTTGATCGATATGGCCTGAATTGGGTCACAACGCTGTAAATTCTTGCAACTTAACGGCCAGCAAACCAATACGGTTCTGCCCTCAAAGCACCCCAATTCAATGCACGCTCTTACGCCCCTCTACATTGCGTTTACTTTCCCCCGAAATTGGCCAGGATAAGTAAGCGCTTACAGAGCCGGATTTCGGAAGTGGATCACTCAAGCCTTCGCTCAACACCAGTTCGTCTTCTACAATCAAAATGTTCATCGGCTCAGGACTCCCTGACAACCTTCCCTAGAGCCTGAACCAGATAACGCAGAGCCGGTTCAGGGGTAATTAGGGGGGGCATGACGTAGATGACGGGTCCCAGGGGGCGCAGCAGAATCCCATTGGCGCGCAGGCGATCCCGAATTTGAATGGCGCGCAGGGTGCCGGTCCCCTGATGGTCGTCTTCAAGCTCAACGACCCCGATCATGCCCAGGCAGCGAATATTACGAACTCCGGGGATATCGGCGAGGAGTGCAAGTTCTTCGGCCAGAACCTTCGCCATGGCCGCAGCCTGCGCCACAATGCCCTCGGATTCATAAACCCGCAACGTGGCCACGGCAGCGGCCGCCGCGATGGGATTCCCGGCAAAGGTGTGACCATGATAAAAGGTGTGGTCTTCCGGCTGATCACGGAACGTTTCATAAATCGAGTCGCGCACCACGGCGGCACTGATGGGAAGATAACCGGCCGAAAGACTTTTTCCCATACAGACAATATCCGGCACAATGCCAGCATGCTCAAACGCAAACATTTTGCCCGTTCGCCCCATGCCGACCGCAATTTCGTCAGCAATCAACAGGACCCCTTCGCTCTTACAGATGTCCGCCAATGCTTTCAAATACTCAGCCGAGTGGATTCTCATACCGCCCGATCCCTGGCACATTGGCTCAACAATCATGGCCGCTACTTCATGGGCATGTTCTTTGACCAGCGTTCGTATCGTATCGATACACTCACGCACACAGGACTGTTCAGGGGCATGAAAGGCACAGGTCCCACAACAGGGTGACGGGGCTTGCAGAACGGGAAACAACGCGCTCTTGAACGGCTTGTGGAAAGCTTCCAGATAACCAACCGACACCGCGCCCAGCGTATCGCCGTGATAGGCAAAATCGAGTGACATAAACTTCGTCTTAAGGGGCTGGCCCATGTTGTACCAATATTGCAGGGCGATCTTGAGCGCCGCCTCCACCGCACAGGACCCATCACTGGCAAACATCACACGCCGGTCATCAGGAAACAACCCTACGATCATCGATGCCAGTTCTATGGCGCGGGGATGGGAAAGATTACCAAGAATACTGTGCTGAAGTTCGCGGGTCTGACGGATGATGGCCTCAATGACCGCCGGATGCCCGTGCCCGAGATTACAGGCCCACCATGAGGAGATGGCGTCCATATATTTCCGCCCTTCTGCATCATAGAGGTAAGCGCCCTCGCCATGGGTGATGATCGGCAGGGGGCCGGCTTTCAATGCTGAGAATCGCGTGTAAGGATGCCAGATACTTTGCCGATCCAAGGTCTGGTAGTGCTGTATGTCCTGATCATTTTGCATGATTACTCCTTGTGAAAGAGAATACCCGCTCAGGCTAAGAAATATCCGTCAAAGTTGCTCGTCAACAGGCCGGGTCTCCAACTTGTCAGGGGCGATCACCCCGCCGGAGATCAGCATCTTAAAAGCCTCTTCCACGGTGAGGTCGGTCATCCGAACCTCGCGCGCGGGCACCAGATGCAAAAAGCCAGACGTAGGGAGGGGCGACATGGGAATAAAAATACGGCACCATTTCTCACCCGTCTCATCCGTGGTCACACCCGATAGAAAGCCGATCACCTTGACACCGGGGCGCGGATACTCAATGACCACCACCGACTTGAACGTTTTCCGATTGGGCACGGAAACGGCATCCACCACCTGCTTGGCTGCTGAATAAATGGCCTTGATAATGGGAATTTTCAGAATGAAAGACTCGCCCCAACTCAGGAAACGCTGCCCCACCACACGTCCCGCTACAATCCCCACCAGCAGCACCAACAGAACGAAGGCGAGGATGGAAATCACCAACTCGACCCATTGCGGCACCTGCATCGGCAGTAGACTTACAAGCGGCTGAAGCACGGAAGCCATAGCATGAAAGATAGCCACCACGACCACATACGTCACCCATAACGGCACCAGTACAAACAGACCGGAGATCAGTTGATTCCTCAGAAATCGCTGAAAACTCTGTTTTTCAGAAGACATGATCGTTACATCCTTAACAGTTCATTGATAGAGGCAGCGGCACGACGCCCCTCCCCCATGGCCAGAATCACGGTGGCAGCACCCAGTACAATGTCGCCCCCCGCAAATACACGATCCAGCGAAGTCTTGCCATTATCGTCCACAATGATATTGCCCCACTTGGTAGTTTGCAGGCCTTCGGTGGTGCGCGGAATCAAGGGATTGGAGTCATTACCAATGGCTATAATCACCGTTCCAATGTCACGGACAAACTCACTTCCTTTGATTTCCACGGGCCGGCGGCGGCCGGACGCATCCGGTTCCCCCAATTCATAGCGCAGACACTCCATGCCTGTGACGCAACCGTTAGCATCACCGATCAGCCGTTTGGCATTTTCAAGAAGATGGAAGATGACTCCCTCCTCCTTGGCGTGCGCAATCTCCTCAACACGCGCGGGCATTTCAACTTCGGTCCTGCGATAGATCACATGCACTTCGTCGGCCCCCAGACGCACGGCGGTACGCGCCGCATCCATGGCGACGTTCCCACCGCCCAGAACCGCTACTTTCCCCGTTCGGTAAATAGGGGTATCGGCCCGCTCAAAGTCATAGGCCTTCATCAGGTTCGCCCGTGTCAAATATTCATTGGCAGAAAACACCCCAACAAAGTTTTCACCCTCCATATTCATGAATTTAGGCAAACCTGCGCCTGTCCCGATAAAAACCGCATCAAAACCATCCTCATCAAGCAACGCACGCAACTTCCGCGTCCGCCCGATGACAAAGTTGGTTTGAAGTTCCACGCCCATACGGGTCAAGGAATCAAACTCCGCCTGAACAATCCGCTTGGGCAACCTGAACTCCGGAATGCCGTACACCAAAACGCCGCCGGGCTTATGGAACGCCTCAAACATCACCACGTGATGCCCTTCACGACGAACATCCGCCGCCACAGTAATGCTCGCGGGCCCCGTCCCGATCACCGCCACTTTTTTGCCGGTTTCCGGCTTGATAACCGGGGGCTTGGCCCGACCGGTCTCACGCTCAAGATCCGCCACAAAACGCTCCACACGCCCGATCGAAACCGCCTTATCCACACTCTTCAGCGCCTTGCCAACCGTGCAATTTTCCTGACATTGGACTTCCTGAGGGCATACCCGTCCGCAAACCGATGGCAGCAGACTGCTCTGCTTGATGATATCACAGGCACTCTCGAAATCCGCATTTGCCGCCGCCTTGAGAAAACCGGGAATATCAATCCGCACGGGACACCCCTGAATACAGGGAGCATTTTTACACTGCAGACAGCGCATGGATTCCAATTGCGCCTGTTCGGGCGTATATCCATTTGCTACTTCCTGAACATTCCGCCTCCGCACGGCAGGATCCTGTGTCGGCATTTCCTGCGCGGAAATGCCTATCCGGTCACGCGGGGTCAACGGCGTGGTCCGCTTCCTGATCGCATCCAATTCCTTGGAGGCCGCTTCGGCCAACGCTTCCGGGGAGGTATGACTCATGACTCGCTCTGCTCCTTCTGACGAATTTCTGCTTCAAGGTGACATTTATGATGGGCCTGTTCCTCCACCTTTCGATACGCCTTCAAGCGTTGCATCAGGTTAGTAAAGTCCACCAGATGACCGTCAAACTCCGGGCCATCAACACATGTAAATTTTGTTTGCCCTCCAACCGACACCCGGCAACCGCCACACATTCCGGTTCCATCAATCATGATGGTATTGAGAGAGACCACGGTGTGGACGTTAAACGGGCGGGTCGTTTCGGCACAGAACTTCATCATGATAGGCGGCCCGATCGCCACGGCCAGATCCGGCTTCGGTACCCGCTCGCATACTTCCTTCAGTGGCTCAGTCACCAACCCTTTGCGCCCATACGAACCATCATCCGTACAAACAATAAATTCATCCGCCAGCGTCCGCATCTCCTCTTCCATAATGATAAGGCTACGGTTTCGGGCACCAATGATGATGATGATCTTATTCCCCGCCGCCTTCATCCCTTTGACGATGGGATGCAAGGGAGCCACACCGATACCGCCGCCCACACAGACAACCGTCCCGAATTTCTCAATATGTGTTGGCTGTCCTAAAGGCCCTAAAACACTCTGCACTGATTCACCCACCTGTTTATCGGCCAGATTATGGGTGGTCTTGCCTACCGCCTGGAAAATGATGGTAATCGACCCCTCAACAGGGTCAGCATCGGCAATCGTCAGGGGAATTCGCTCGCCAAACTCGTTATCGAGCTGAAGGATAACAAATTGTCCGGGCAAGCGTTCACGCGCAATATGCGGCGTGGTAAGCCGCATCATAAACACATCATCAGACAACTGTTTCTTGGCTAATATTCTATTCACAATTCGTCCTTCCCTGAATCGCTAAATGGCCTTCAAATATGCCATTCAGCACCACGCTTGTACAAGAACAATACACGGAGACGCCGGCGCTACTTTACTTTTCCACTGGAACCACGATCCCGCGCATGATGATCTTTTGGCAAAAGACAAAGACGAACATTGTGGGAATGGACGCAAAGATCAGGGAGGCAAACACAACGCCTTGTCCACTAGATGTTTGCAACTGGTACAGCCAGGGCATGATTGTCCACATGCGTTCGTCCTGACACAACAGCAAAGCCATCATGAAGTTGGTATAGGCTGCGGTAAACGCCCCCAGCGCAGTTACAGCCAGGATCGGAGTGCTCAACCACATCGTAATCTGCCAGAAAAGACGGAACTCCCCTGCCCCATCCAGTTGGGCACACTCATAGAGCTCTCTCGGCAACGAATCAAAGAAGCCCTTCAGAAGGAAAATCGTATAACCATTCACCAGCCCCGGCAAAACCAGCGCCGCAAATGTGTTCAACAAATGGAACTCGCGCAGCATTAAGAATACAGGAATTTGGGTCACCATCGGCGGAAATGCCATGGTCATCATTAGAAACAGAAGGATCTTATAGGTGGACTTCGGTTTGTAGCGGCTCAACGCATAGGCCGCCAGCGGATTAAATATCAACGCGCATAGCACCGCCAACCCGCAATAGATGAACGTATTTAAAACAGCCCGCCCATGCCGTACCACATAATCAGTGACAGTCCGGAAGTTTCGAGTCAGAAACTCCATCCTGAGTGCGCCCGTTTTTGCCTTGAATGCAAGATAGTGAAACTCCTGCTGCGGAGGCAGAATAGCCCGGAGCGATGCCGCAGATAACGGATTAAACCCGGCCCTCTCCTGCAACCAATCCCGGAACCGGAACTCAACGGTATCGAGACAAAGCGCTTCGGCAGGGAGAATAAAAAAGACGCCTGTGGCCGGGTCGCGCCAGCCCTGCAAATAGGACTCCCAATCGGACAACGCCACACCTTCAGCAGGAGGTTGCGCAGAAAAAGGAATCTGGTCAAAACCTGAATATGCGCTCCCATATCTGCGGTTCAGCGTGGCCACCTCTCCGTATTTGGCCCGTAAATAAGCCCGATAATCAGGTGTCGCCGAGGCATCAGCCCGGATCCAGACCAGACTCAGAATGCCCCTGACGAATCGCTCCCAATCATCCCGCTCCAGTTGTGAATAGAGATCAGGATCCGGGAGTCGACGCTCCAGATGAATCTGACCCCAATCAGTGTAGGTCGTACCATGCGCACGGTTATAATAAGCGATATCCCGAGTGAATTGGTTCTTTAAGTACCCCTCCTTGAAGAAGCCTTCGACGTTGTAATAGACACGATTCTCCGGCGGCTGCTGCCGGGTAAAGTCGTTGAGGGCGACATCGAATGGCCGGCTCCCCATTTTAACGCGCCGCTCAAGCCCGTTATTGGGAAGCACAAAAAAAGCATTCCAACCGGAGAAAGTTGTACCCATGGCCGAATTGAGCCGGGCAATGTCATTCGTATATACCTGTTCCATCTGGCATTTAAAGGCCCGGAGCCCGGCAGGTATGGACCCGCGCGATTGCGGCGCCGCCAGATACCCGAGCCCATACATGAAGGAGGGCAGATCTTCTGTCAGAAGAAATTCACGCCAATCGTTAACGAGTGCGGGAGATGCATTCGTCACGGGTAACGTCAATTTCTGGAATGTGGGGGCCTCACTGCTGTAAACCCAGCGCATTTGATTAAGCGATTCATTGAATAGCCCCTCTACATGCTTCTGATAGAGCGCCGCATCATCACGAAGAAATGCGGGAATAACATTCTGATCGGCCGCATCGACGGATGATTTTGAGGACCCGGCCAGCATCAACAGAAAGGGATACACCATGGACACCGCTCCCGCCAGCAAGAGCAAATACATCAACCCGACCAATAGTCGGGTCTTCCAGTGTCGGCGTCCTATGGAGGATATGATTGGCATCTTGAGTATCTCAGAAAAGGAAGTTTGCCGTTGTTAATCCGACAATAAAAATACAGCTTATCAAAGCGTAAAGATTCACCACCCGCTTCGCTTGAGGCACAGAGACACCGAGAAGAAAAGAGAATGTTGCGGGAATTGCAGGTCCGGAGTACCTGACCTGAAATTCCCGCAACCCTTTCTGGAGTAATTCAAGAGACAGAGGAGGTGTGTAACGACTCTTCTCGTGCCCTGAGCCTGTCGAAGGGCCCTCCATGCACTCCTTCAGAAAACCGTGGCGTTTATTCTGGCCATGGGTACTCCCATGGGCGGAATAAACGCCACATTTGAATTCTTCGGCATTCGTAGCCTTGGCGGAGTAGGCTCTGTGTCTCCGTGTCTCAAGCGAAGCGGGTGGTAGATTGATTTGGATGGGGGTCTGCGTTTTCATGACGTGGTGCGGAATTCTACACGAGCCAGCAACTTTAGTTGTTGCACGGTAAAGCCGATAAGAATTACCCCGAGCATCCAGGCGGCGGCGGTGGCAGGACCAAATTGTAAAAATGTAAAGGCCTTGTACCAGATGTGGAGGCCAGCGACCTCGGTATTGGCGGCCCCGCCCGTCATGACCAGAATATTCCCGGTAGCACTGTAAAATGAGGCGATAAAAGCCCCGACAAAATTAATCAGGATCAAAGGCTTCAACATGGGGAAAACAACAAACAGAATCTTATCCACAAACGTGGCCCCATCCACATCGGCAGCCTCGTATAAATCATCAGGGATCCCTTTCAAGGCCGCCAGGTAAATCAGGCAACCGGGGCCCATCCCCGCCCATATCATGGGGATAACACAGGAAAGCATCGCCGTATCCGGATCAGCCAGCCAATGATAGGCCTCTGCCGTATGCTGAAACAGCCGAGTCGAAAGATGCCCCAATGCCACCCCGAGCGGCTCGCCACCGGGAAAAAGAATCGGCAATGCCAGACGACTTACGGTCGCGCCCAGCAACAGGCCCACCCCGATAAACATCCCCGCCGCCCAACGCATGTCATTCAGCCAGAGTCGGCGGGCAAAAAGCAAAGAAACGCCTAGCAGCGCCACTCCTACGACCAGAAACCCGATCGCCGGCATCTGCAGCACGACGGCATTGAGCGCTCCATGCTCCGAAGGGTCAAAAAACTCTTTCCAAAGCAACATCGCGACAATGCCTGCCACCACCGCGGGCAGATAATAAATCAATCGAAACACGATTTTCAGACGGGGAATTTCCTGGAGAAAAATGGCCAGCAGAATGGGGGGAATAAATGTCAGCAACAACACCAGAAAGCTATAACGGAATGAGTTAAAAAGTGCCTGCCACCAGAACCCGTCAAAAAGAACATCCCCGAAATTATCCAGGCCGACCCATACTGAATCCCCCACCAGGCGATAGTCTTGAAAGGCCATGAGTGACCCCCACCCCAGTGGCACATAATGCCAAAGAATCAGTGTCAGGAGGGCTGGAAAAAGCAGAAGCCCCATCCAAAGGCCATTCCTGCGCCGCCGGGAAACCCCTGTCCCAATTCGTCCCTTAGGGCATGAAGCAGTCACGTTTTGATCATGATTGGGCGCTGAAAAGAATTTGAACAGAAGTCGCAAAGGCCGCAAAGGGGTAATGGATACGCTTCGCGGAAGACCATGGTTTTGAATCCCAAAATATTTTGTATGGCTACTGCGTTCTCGCAGTAGCCACCTTTGCGATCTTTGCGCCTTCTGTTCAAACTCTGCTTGTGTCCGTCTATGTCGAGGAAGAGGTGCAGGCAAGGTTTTTCCTGTGGAAAACACACGCACTACGCTGAAAAATCCATAGGCAAAGACTCCCACCATCAGCACCATCATCACGGCGGCAACACTCCGGCGGATCAGGCGCTCACGCGGCGTGACAATACCCATCATCAGGTCATTCGCCCGGATCACCCCCTTGTGCAAAATGCCTTGCAAGACTTCAATCCTGCGGGAATGTTCCGGCGGCAGTTTATCCCTGAGCGCCAGGGTCTCGGCGTATTGAAGCGGCAGGGTCATCATTTCATAGGCCAGATTGCTATTACCGCCATAGGGCTCGGGCTTTCCGGTCTCCATGGCGATATCGAAAGTTTTGGCCCACCCCGGCGGAGACAGCCGCTCGATCTCCGGATAACCAAATAACTTCAAGTATTTCGGATTAATGAATCGCCCCAGGCCGCTTTCCACCAACACACGCGTTTTGATGGCCATCGCCGCCCGCCCGTCAAAGAAACGCATATATTCCCAGGCGGCGTCCCGCACGGACGGATCCTTGATGCCGGAAAACAACCCCATCATCATGCTGTTCAATTCCGTACCCCGGACGCCAGTCGGCCCCGCAGGAATCGGAACCATTCCTGTTACATCCGGATTGATGGTGGCCATCAATTTCTCATCAATATAAGCAAACCACATCCCGATCTGCCCCCGTTCCTGACGGGCCGTAAAATCGCCGGAATCCTTACAGGAATAGCCCCGGCGTATCACACCCTTGGCATCCACCCATTTTTCGGCACTTAACCGGAGATAAAAATCCAGGGCTTCCGCCGCCTCAATGGAATCGAAAGCGCATTTCCATTGGCTGGTGGCTTCATCCAAGACCACTGCTTCACCACCAAAGGACCACAGCATGGGCAGCCAGTAGTGGGCTTCATGCTTGCCCCGCACCAGAAAGAACCCATAGGTGCCAGCCTCAGGATCGGTCAGCTTTTTCGCCGCCTCCATAATGTCATCCATGTTCCAGTTGACCGTCGGATACGGAAGCCGTTTGGCATCGAACAGATCCTTGCGAAACATGAGCACGTTCCCCATGGCGCCACCATAGGGCAAGGCCCAGACATGAGTTCCCCCGGGACCGGGGCGGCGGATCACCGGCCATAGTTTGGAGTTAATTCGGAAGTCCTGCGCCTCCTTGTCCATGGCGGAGAGATAGCCATCTTCGGGACGATCCAGGGGATACAGGAAACGGTTCTGGATATAGGTTTCCGATTTACGGAAATTAACATACAGGACGTCAGGTGCCAGACCTCCGGCGATGGCGAGCAGGTCGACCTCGACCCCTTTGACATTGATCCCGGTGAAACGTTCCAGTTCAACGCTCACCTGATCCCAGTTATGGCGGCCATATTTGGCGGGGTTGGCCTGATAGCGATCGCGGTATTTGGCAGCGAAGA is part of the bacterium genome and harbors:
- a CDS encoding extracellular solute-binding protein yields the protein MRGFSPFLLLLLLPLLSHAGWVEDRDGRTVLHVKLFDLPDPASSDAASRAGVAAVDAFKQDFPSLFAAKYRDRYQANPAKYGRHNWDQVSVELERFTGINVKGVEVDLLAIAGGLAPDVLYVNFRKSETYIQNRFLYPLDRPEDGYLSAMDKEAQDFRINSKLWPVIRRPGPGGTHVWALPYGGAMGNVLMFRKDLFDAKRLPYPTVNWNMDDIMEAAKKLTDPEAGTYGFFLVRGKHEAHYWLPMLWSFGGEAVVLDEATSQWKCAFDSIEAAEALDFYLRLSAEKWVDAKGVIRRGYSCKDSGDFTARQERGQIGMWFAYIDEKLMATINPDVTGMVPIPAGPTGVRGTELNSMMMGLFSGIKDPSVRDAAWEYMRFFDGRAAMAIKTRVLVESGLGRFINPKYLKLFGYPEIERLSPPGWAKTFDIAMETGKPEPYGGNSNLAYEMMTLPLQYAETLALRDKLPPEHSRRIEVLQGILHKGVIRANDLMMGIVTPRERLIRRSVAAVMMVLMVGVFAYGFFSVVRVFSTGKTLPAPLPRHRRTQAEFEQKAQRSQRWLLRERSSHTKYFGIQNHGLPRSVSITPLRPLRLLFKFFSAPNHDQNVTASCPKGRIGTGVSRRRRNGLWMGLLLFPALLTLILWHYVPLGWGSLMAFQDYRLVGDSVWVGLDNFGDVLFDGFWWQALFNSFRYSFLVLLLTFIPPILLAIFLQEIPRLKIVFRLIYYLPAVVAGIVAMLLWKEFFDPSEHGALNAVVLQMPAIGFLVVGVALLGVSLLFARRLWLNDMRWAAGMFIGVGLLLGATVSRLALPILFPGGEPLGVALGHLSTRLFQHTAEAYHWLADPDTAMLSCVIPMIWAGMGPGCLIYLAALKGIPDDLYEAADVDGATFVDKILFVVFPMLKPLILINFVGAFIASFYSATGNILVMTGGAANTEVAGLHIWYKAFTFLQFGPATAAAWMLGVILIGFTVQQLKLLARVEFRTTS